A single Drosophila miranda strain MSH22 chromosome XR, D.miranda_PacBio2.1, whole genome shotgun sequence DNA region contains:
- the LOC108151276 gene encoding uncharacterized protein LOC108151276, whose translation MDPEFVNKYNQVLSRLKLIENFDGSDPGKLPPFLQRIEALMPAINSFDDYYKAQLIGHIKNKCTDRAREAVFTRQMSAPAANGNGNGHANGHLLKAESWLKLKDQLLYNYAERESSYSLIHKIRSAVLDSNIELYYQKMAKLKHRLINRKLTHNDTLYALEDIERITLQVFRDHLPEPTHSMILRRNPKSMEEAYRYIVEVQQQFYTQSGSLGSDQQAATFSTSHKQHHHTYGVGMGGVGVSTVGLGVGMGAVGLGMSSAGYGRQMSDKGNSQNASSRSYYNQAAPAVGAGKTSPMFKSLGNPTFKSSFSYNGTSSGSMAGTGGMGYSNTKKDVKANYQQQKNQNQNQKSSMKTSSMGSGSSWRK comes from the coding sequence ATGGATCCCGAGTTTGTGAACAAATATAACCAGGTGCTCAGTCGGTTGAAGCTCATCGAGAACTTCGATGGCAGCGATCCTGGGAAGCTGCCGCCGTTCCTGCAGCGGATCGAGGCCCTGATGCCGGCCATCAACAGCTTCGACGACTACTACAAGGCACAGCTGATAGGACACATCAAGAACAAGTGCACTGATCGGGCCAGGGAGGCGGTCTTCACGCGACAGATGAGTGCCCCGGCGGCCaatggaaatgggaatggTCATGCCAATGGACACCTGCTGAAGGCCGAGTCCTGGCTGAAGCTCAAGGATCAGCTGCTGTACAACTACGCGGAGCGGGAGTCCAGCTACTCGCTGATCCACAAGATCCGCAGCGCGGTGCTGGACTCGAACATAGAGCTGTACTACCAGAAAATGGCTAAGCTGAAGCATCGACTAATCAACCGGAAGCTCACCCACAACGACACCCTGTACGCGCTCGAGGACATCGAGCGGATCACGCTGCAGGTCTTCCGCGACCACCTGCCCGAGCCCACACACTCGATGATTCTGCGGCGCAACCCCAAGAGCATGGAGGAGGCCTACCGCTACATCGTGGAGGTGCAGCAGCAGTTCTACACCCAGAGCGGCTCCCTCGGGAGCGATCAACAGGCGGCCACCTTCAGCACCAGCCACAAGCAGCACCACCACACCTACGGCGTCGGTATGGGCGGCGTGGGCGTCAGCACCGTGGGTCTGGGCGTCGGGATGGGTGCAGTGGGTCTGGGCATGTCCTCGGCGGGCTACGGCCGCCAGATGTCGGACAAGGGCAACAGCCAGAACGCTAGCTCCAGGAGCTACTATAACCAGGCGGCGCCCGCCGTGGGAGCGGGTAAGACGAGTCCCATGTTCAAGAGCCTCGGAAATCCCACATTCAAATCCAGCTTCAGCTACAAcggcaccagcagcggcagcatggCCGGAACGGGTGGCATGGGCTACTCCAATACGAAGAAGGATGTGAAGGCAAACTATCAGCAGCAGAAGAatcagaaccagaaccagaagaGCTCCATGAAGACCTCCAGCATGGGTTCCGGCAGCAGCTGGCGGAAGTAG
- the LOC108151273 gene encoding bromodomain-containing protein 4 isoform X2, which translates to MSNSEIYDPSNSDLSSDEYATEEDDDALMDAAVSKQPPPPPPKETQSSVESSSMPEKASVLASTKPPGSSVELPLPPTPMPAPNDKGTKPPATRKETLLRIRQIRARKKNFGYYKNRSVRWLRKLHQFPNSKLDDLKKFFPLYKAHYKRLADFWSDRAAYRQLLLVRQSYSSSSRSRSCSHSRSNSRSRSRFRSRSRSESNSLELICLDDTENEDSPEKVEPAQTARQMSPVKEDKEKSIPLRQIEFDKKPPPLAPENGSVLDEFLTMKPPINQILKQQVDKEITAYELAQFSAAMKQLTENTQQQPKEEAPTTVAPNEPLKRRRSVTPPPLTSSQDKRPRPIPDPDDDDDDRIEFIPVVQPAQESPNRALVTPQQYLQPQMQRPQHPPVQEKPQQQQLQQPLKDKPQQQPQQPQQQQPPPQIQMQIQKRKPQHPQQHHPLQPQVPQPHSQPLQHKPQKLQPDPKVQHPQSQHPHPQNQQPQQTLQQKPLQDPRSPGFQLGTPYSLAPVAGSGSGAIQQAVNLTAMAYSLNTPSPQAVPMEISYPTAKLPQTAANPMNLQMPTQAHQPRAPPPASPQPQIQPQAQTFAVPQQPKPRRSETVSTQTPKTAQAPQPAAQNQIPSTAQNPSLGRPKPPLMDLGNDDANFHYHLLSLYEEMDTQLKAKISQVKPELKALAKERERIEFEMKNLDRQILKHEDEGNRLQYLRLVQNELRIRLERKERLAIIKSMVPNLIGQNCSISELSEMQAMLALNTEDAAAVSMERCLNKMEQNRSNIEVLRSALGLKAPEREPTASPTHRQAPRQMEEFPQHRSRNSLPPLRGSTHDINNFFDSKRHSEERSAPSSNLGHIFSQTQNSQRLPNSPSLEILTGRQGHVRAQVQTPPHHRSQSSLHCPSGIENLIMPLYNSSPLAGQQRKHDEMHSNYNNESYSSGGQQPQTNTQPQCIAKTFDNRSNRLQTSGPGEGVIMMNGQGGEHNCMECGKNQADFICANCKVQCYCSRECQLRDWDAHYPLCGQ; encoded by the exons ATGTCCAATTCAGAAATCTACGACCCCTCCAACTCAGATCTGAGCAGCGACGAATACGCCACTGAGGAAGACGACGACGCTCTGATGGATGCCGCCGTCAGTAAGcaacctcctcctcctccccccaAGGAGACCCAATCGAGCGTCGAGTCCTCCTCGATGCCCGAAAAGGCATCGGTATTGGCATCGACAAAGCCCCCCGGCAGCAGCGTGGAGCTGCCGCTACCGCCGACACCGATGCCGGCGCCAAATGACAAGGGCACAAAACCGCCGGCTACTCGCAAGGAAACCCTCCTCCGGATCAGGCAAATTCGAGCAAGGAAAAAGAACTTTGGATATTATAAAAACCGCAGCGTTCGATG GCTCCGAAAGCTGCACCAATTTCCCAACAGCAAATTGGACGATCTAAAGAAATTCTTTCCCCTATATAAGGCACACTATAAGCGCTTGGCCGACTTCTGGAGCGACAGGGCGGCCTATCGGCAGTTGCTGCTGGTTCGCCAGAGctatagcagcagcagccgcagtcgTAGTTGCAGTCACAGCCGCAGCAACAGTCGCTCGCGCTCTCGTTTTCGCTCTCGCAGTCGCAGTGAGAGCAACTCGCTCGAGCTCATCTGCTTGGATGACACCGAAAACGAGGACTCGCCGGAGAAGGTGGAGCCGGCCCAGACAGCCAGACAGATGTCGCCCGTGAAGGAAGACAAGGAGAAGTCGATTCCTTTGCGACAGATTGAATTTGACAAGAAGCCGCCTCCACTAGCCCCCGAAAACGGCTCCGTCCTAGACGAATTCCTCACCATGAAGCCGCCTATAAATCAAATTCTGAAACAGCAAGTGGACAAAGAGATAACTGCTTATGAGCTGGCCCAGTTTTCAGCTGCCATGAAACAATTGACGGAGAATACTCAGCAACAGCCGAAGGAGGAGGCGCCCACAACTGTGGCGCCCAATGAACCCCTTAAGCGCCGTCGTTCGGTAACGCCACCACCGCTGACCAGCAGTCAGGACAAGCGCCCAAGGCCGATTCCTGATcctgatgacgatgacgatgaccgCATCGAATTTATACCAGTTGTGCAGCCGGCACAGGAGTCTCCAAATCGAGCTTTAGTTACTCCACAGCAGTATCTCCAGCCACAGATGCAGCGGCCACAACATCCACCCGTTCAGGAaaagccacagcagcagcagctgcagcaacCATTAAAAGAcaagccacagcagcagccacagcagccgcagcagcagcagccgccgccgcagattcagatgcagatacagaaaCGCAAGCCACAGCATCCCCAGCAACATCATCCTCTGCAGCCACAGGTTCCGCAGCCGCATTCGCAGCCATTGCAGCATAAACCACAGAAGTTACAGCCGGATCCCAAGGTGCAGCATCCGCAGTCAcagcatccgcatccgcagaatcagcagccgcagcagacATTGCAACAGAAACCACTGCAGGATCCCAGGTCTCCTGGATTCCAGTTAGGCACGCCCTACTCTCTCGCTCCAGTGGCAGGATCCGGATCAGGAGCCATCCAACAGGCCGTAAACCTGACCGCCATGGCCTACAGCCTGAACACGCCCAGTCCCCAGGCCGTGCCCATGGAGATTTCCTATCCCACCGCGAAGCTGCCACAGACTGCTGCCAATCCGATGAACCTCCAGATGCCAACGCAGGCTCACCAGCCACGTGCACCGCCACCAGCCAGTCCCCAACCTCAGATCCAGCCCCAGGCCCAGACATTCGCTGTACCGCAGCAGCCAAAGCCACGCCGCTCAGAGACCGTCTCCACTCAGACCCCAAAAACCGCTCAAGCCCCACAGCCGGCGGCTCAGAATCAGATTCCTTCGACTGCTCAGAACCCTTCGCTGGGACGACCCAAACCACCTCTCATGGATCTCGGAAACGATGATGCCAATTTCCATTACCACCTCCTGTCGCTCTACGAGGAGATGGACACCCAGCTGAAGGCGAAGATATCGCAGGTCAAGCCGGAGCTGAAGGCCCTGGCCAAGGAGCGGGAGCGCATTGAGTTTGAGATGAAGAATCTGGACAGACAGATCCTGAAGCACGAGGACGAGGGCAATCGCCTGCAATATCTACGCCTCGTTCAGAACGAGCTGCGAATCCGCCTGGAGCGCAAGGAGCGTCTAGCCATCATCAAAAGCATGGTGCCCAATTTGATCGGCCAGAACTGCAGCATCTCGGAGCTGAGCGAAATGCAGGCGATGTTGGCGCTCAACACTGAGGATGCCGCCGCTGTCAGCATGGAACGCTGCCTCAACAAGATGGAGCAGAATAGGAGCAACATTGAAGTGCTTCGCTC AGCCTTGGGTCTGAAAGCCCCAGAGAGGGAACCGACTGCTTCTCCCACTCACCGCCAAGCGCCGCGACAGATGGAGGAATTTCCCCAGCATCGCAGTCGCAACTCCTTGCCGCCGCTTCGCGGATCCACACACGATATCAATAATTTTTTCGATTCGAAGCGCCATTCAGAGGAGAG atCCGCCCCATCGTCGAATCTGGGGCACATCTTCAGCCAGACCCAGAATTCACAACGGCTGCCCAATTCGCCAAGCCTGGAGATTTTGACCGGCAGACAGGGACACGTCCGGGCTCAGGTCCAGACACCGCCACACCATCGCAGCCAGAGCTCGCTGCACTGCCCGTCCGGGATCGAGAACCTAATAATGCCGCTGTACAACAGCAGTCCCTTGGCCGGACAGCAGAGAAAG CACGACGAAATGCATTCCAACTATAATAATGAGTCCTACTCGTCGGGTGGGCAGCAGCCACAGACCAACACGCAGCCCCAGTGCATAGCTAAGACTTTTGACAATCGCAGCAACAGGCTGCAGACTAGTGGCCCAGGAGAGGGCGTTATCATGATGAATGGCCAGGGGGGGGAACATAACTGCATGGAGTGCGGCAAGAATCAGGCCGATTTCATTTGTGCCAACTGCAAGGTGCAGTGCTATTGCAGTCGTGAGTGTCAG CTCCGCGACTGGGATGCGCACTACCCGCTCTGTGGTCAATAA
- the LOC108151273 gene encoding bromodomain-containing protein 4 isoform X1: MYIPEHGHNRVLIGLVMSNSEIYDPSNSDLSSDEYATEEDDDALMDAAVSKQPPPPPPKETQSSVESSSMPEKASVLASTKPPGSSVELPLPPTPMPAPNDKGTKPPATRKETLLRIRQIRARKKNFGYYKNRSVRWLRKLHQFPNSKLDDLKKFFPLYKAHYKRLADFWSDRAAYRQLLLVRQSYSSSSRSRSCSHSRSNSRSRSRFRSRSRSESNSLELICLDDTENEDSPEKVEPAQTARQMSPVKEDKEKSIPLRQIEFDKKPPPLAPENGSVLDEFLTMKPPINQILKQQVDKEITAYELAQFSAAMKQLTENTQQQPKEEAPTTVAPNEPLKRRRSVTPPPLTSSQDKRPRPIPDPDDDDDDRIEFIPVVQPAQESPNRALVTPQQYLQPQMQRPQHPPVQEKPQQQQLQQPLKDKPQQQPQQPQQQQPPPQIQMQIQKRKPQHPQQHHPLQPQVPQPHSQPLQHKPQKLQPDPKVQHPQSQHPHPQNQQPQQTLQQKPLQDPRSPGFQLGTPYSLAPVAGSGSGAIQQAVNLTAMAYSLNTPSPQAVPMEISYPTAKLPQTAANPMNLQMPTQAHQPRAPPPASPQPQIQPQAQTFAVPQQPKPRRSETVSTQTPKTAQAPQPAAQNQIPSTAQNPSLGRPKPPLMDLGNDDANFHYHLLSLYEEMDTQLKAKISQVKPELKALAKERERIEFEMKNLDRQILKHEDEGNRLQYLRLVQNELRIRLERKERLAIIKSMVPNLIGQNCSISELSEMQAMLALNTEDAAAVSMERCLNKMEQNRSNIEVLRSALGLKAPEREPTASPTHRQAPRQMEEFPQHRSRNSLPPLRGSTHDINNFFDSKRHSEERSAPSSNLGHIFSQTQNSQRLPNSPSLEILTGRQGHVRAQVQTPPHHRSQSSLHCPSGIENLIMPLYNSSPLAGQQRKHDEMHSNYNNESYSSGGQQPQTNTQPQCIAKTFDNRSNRLQTSGPGEGVIMMNGQGGEHNCMECGKNQADFICANCKVQCYCSRECQLRDWDAHYPLCGQ, encoded by the exons atgtacatacctGAACATGGTCATAACCGAGTGCTTATAGGTTTAGTCATGTCCAATTCAGAAATCTACGACCCCTCCAACTCAGATCTGAGCAGCGACGAATACGCCACTGAGGAAGACGACGACGCTCTGATGGATGCCGCCGTCAGTAAGcaacctcctcctcctccccccaAGGAGACCCAATCGAGCGTCGAGTCCTCCTCGATGCCCGAAAAGGCATCGGTATTGGCATCGACAAAGCCCCCCGGCAGCAGCGTGGAGCTGCCGCTACCGCCGACACCGATGCCGGCGCCAAATGACAAGGGCACAAAACCGCCGGCTACTCGCAAGGAAACCCTCCTCCGGATCAGGCAAATTCGAGCAAGGAAAAAGAACTTTGGATATTATAAAAACCGCAGCGTTCGATG GCTCCGAAAGCTGCACCAATTTCCCAACAGCAAATTGGACGATCTAAAGAAATTCTTTCCCCTATATAAGGCACACTATAAGCGCTTGGCCGACTTCTGGAGCGACAGGGCGGCCTATCGGCAGTTGCTGCTGGTTCGCCAGAGctatagcagcagcagccgcagtcgTAGTTGCAGTCACAGCCGCAGCAACAGTCGCTCGCGCTCTCGTTTTCGCTCTCGCAGTCGCAGTGAGAGCAACTCGCTCGAGCTCATCTGCTTGGATGACACCGAAAACGAGGACTCGCCGGAGAAGGTGGAGCCGGCCCAGACAGCCAGACAGATGTCGCCCGTGAAGGAAGACAAGGAGAAGTCGATTCCTTTGCGACAGATTGAATTTGACAAGAAGCCGCCTCCACTAGCCCCCGAAAACGGCTCCGTCCTAGACGAATTCCTCACCATGAAGCCGCCTATAAATCAAATTCTGAAACAGCAAGTGGACAAAGAGATAACTGCTTATGAGCTGGCCCAGTTTTCAGCTGCCATGAAACAATTGACGGAGAATACTCAGCAACAGCCGAAGGAGGAGGCGCCCACAACTGTGGCGCCCAATGAACCCCTTAAGCGCCGTCGTTCGGTAACGCCACCACCGCTGACCAGCAGTCAGGACAAGCGCCCAAGGCCGATTCCTGATcctgatgacgatgacgatgaccgCATCGAATTTATACCAGTTGTGCAGCCGGCACAGGAGTCTCCAAATCGAGCTTTAGTTACTCCACAGCAGTATCTCCAGCCACAGATGCAGCGGCCACAACATCCACCCGTTCAGGAaaagccacagcagcagcagctgcagcaacCATTAAAAGAcaagccacagcagcagccacagcagccgcagcagcagcagccgccgccgcagattcagatgcagatacagaaaCGCAAGCCACAGCATCCCCAGCAACATCATCCTCTGCAGCCACAGGTTCCGCAGCCGCATTCGCAGCCATTGCAGCATAAACCACAGAAGTTACAGCCGGATCCCAAGGTGCAGCATCCGCAGTCAcagcatccgcatccgcagaatcagcagccgcagcagacATTGCAACAGAAACCACTGCAGGATCCCAGGTCTCCTGGATTCCAGTTAGGCACGCCCTACTCTCTCGCTCCAGTGGCAGGATCCGGATCAGGAGCCATCCAACAGGCCGTAAACCTGACCGCCATGGCCTACAGCCTGAACACGCCCAGTCCCCAGGCCGTGCCCATGGAGATTTCCTATCCCACCGCGAAGCTGCCACAGACTGCTGCCAATCCGATGAACCTCCAGATGCCAACGCAGGCTCACCAGCCACGTGCACCGCCACCAGCCAGTCCCCAACCTCAGATCCAGCCCCAGGCCCAGACATTCGCTGTACCGCAGCAGCCAAAGCCACGCCGCTCAGAGACCGTCTCCACTCAGACCCCAAAAACCGCTCAAGCCCCACAGCCGGCGGCTCAGAATCAGATTCCTTCGACTGCTCAGAACCCTTCGCTGGGACGACCCAAACCACCTCTCATGGATCTCGGAAACGATGATGCCAATTTCCATTACCACCTCCTGTCGCTCTACGAGGAGATGGACACCCAGCTGAAGGCGAAGATATCGCAGGTCAAGCCGGAGCTGAAGGCCCTGGCCAAGGAGCGGGAGCGCATTGAGTTTGAGATGAAGAATCTGGACAGACAGATCCTGAAGCACGAGGACGAGGGCAATCGCCTGCAATATCTACGCCTCGTTCAGAACGAGCTGCGAATCCGCCTGGAGCGCAAGGAGCGTCTAGCCATCATCAAAAGCATGGTGCCCAATTTGATCGGCCAGAACTGCAGCATCTCGGAGCTGAGCGAAATGCAGGCGATGTTGGCGCTCAACACTGAGGATGCCGCCGCTGTCAGCATGGAACGCTGCCTCAACAAGATGGAGCAGAATAGGAGCAACATTGAAGTGCTTCGCTC AGCCTTGGGTCTGAAAGCCCCAGAGAGGGAACCGACTGCTTCTCCCACTCACCGCCAAGCGCCGCGACAGATGGAGGAATTTCCCCAGCATCGCAGTCGCAACTCCTTGCCGCCGCTTCGCGGATCCACACACGATATCAATAATTTTTTCGATTCGAAGCGCCATTCAGAGGAGAG atCCGCCCCATCGTCGAATCTGGGGCACATCTTCAGCCAGACCCAGAATTCACAACGGCTGCCCAATTCGCCAAGCCTGGAGATTTTGACCGGCAGACAGGGACACGTCCGGGCTCAGGTCCAGACACCGCCACACCATCGCAGCCAGAGCTCGCTGCACTGCCCGTCCGGGATCGAGAACCTAATAATGCCGCTGTACAACAGCAGTCCCTTGGCCGGACAGCAGAGAAAG CACGACGAAATGCATTCCAACTATAATAATGAGTCCTACTCGTCGGGTGGGCAGCAGCCACAGACCAACACGCAGCCCCAGTGCATAGCTAAGACTTTTGACAATCGCAGCAACAGGCTGCAGACTAGTGGCCCAGGAGAGGGCGTTATCATGATGAATGGCCAGGGGGGGGAACATAACTGCATGGAGTGCGGCAAGAATCAGGCCGATTTCATTTGTGCCAACTGCAAGGTGCAGTGCTATTGCAGTCGTGAGTGTCAG CTCCGCGACTGGGATGCGCACTACCCGCTCTGTGGTCAATAA
- the LOC108151271 gene encoding 1-acyl-sn-glycerol-3-phosphate acyltransferase gamma-like isoform X4, with protein MVSLEKLKQLRLIHLCIALTFFTSGVCINLIQLLMHLVIKPFNKRLFRKLMYYACYSLYSQLVFVADWYAGSKMSVYMDGDDYKKYAGKEHVLLIMNHKYEIDWLNGWMICDKLNVLGNCKAYAKKPIRYVPIIGWGWWLAEFVFLNRNFDQDKTIITEQLKVVFSYPDPTWLLLNAEGTRFTPAKHEASVKFAQERGMAVLKHHLIPRTKGFTASLAPIRGLCPVIYDINLAYRPTDTTPSTMLSLLNGKSVEPHMLMRRIPLEQVPEDEKEAAKWLQDLFVEKDRIIDSFLETGSFFKTSGVKEVPVYVKKPRLSSLLNFFAWAIFSMSLIFSYLINSLLAANWTAFITSLSILGLFYWLMGQAIKKTQISKASNYGSAAAAKASTK; from the exons ATGGTGTCGTTGGAGAAGCTGAAACAATTGAGACTGATCCACCTGTGCATCGCCCTCACGTTTTTCACGAGCGGGGTGTGCATCAACCTTATCCAGCTGCTGATGCACCTCGTCATCAAGCCCTTCAACAAACGTCTCTTCCGCAAGCTGATGTACTATGCCTGCTACTCCCTCTACTCCC AACTGGTCTTTGTGGCGGATTGGTATGCCGGCAGTAAAATGAGCGTTTATATGGATGGGGATGACTACAAGAAGTACGCTGGCAAGGAGCACGTGCTGCTCATTATGAACCACAAGTACGAGATTGACTGGCTCAACGGTTGGATGATCTGCGACAAGCTGAATGTCCTCGGTAACTGCAAGGCCTACGCCAAGAAGCCCATCCGGTATGTGCCCATCATAGGCTGGGGCTGGTGGCTGGCCGAATTTGTCTTCCTCAATCGCAACTTCGACCAGGACAAGACCATCATTACGGAGCAGCTGAAGGTGGTGTTCtcctatcccgatcccacctgGCTGCTACTCAATGCCGAAGGCACACGCTTCACACCCGCCAAGCACGAGGCTTCCGTCAAGTTTGCCCAGGAACGTGGCATGGCAGTGCTCAAGCACCATCTGATTCCGCGCACCAAGGGATTCACCGCCAGCTTGGCTCCCATTCGTGGCCTCTGTCCGGTTATCTATGACATCAACCTGGCCTACAGGCCAACAGATACG ACCCCTTCCACAATGCTGTCGCTGCTGAACGGAAAGAGCGTGGAGCCCCACATGCTGATGAGACGTATCCCGCTGGAGCAGGTGCCGGAAGACGAGAAGGAGGCCGCCAAGTGGCTGCAGGATCTGTTTGTAGAGAAAGACCGCATTATCGACAGCTTCCTCGAGACGGGCAGCTTCTTCAAGACCTCGGGCGTGAAGGAGGTTCCGGTGTACGTGAAAAAGCCTCGGCTAAGCTCGCTACTGAATTTCTTCGCCTGGGCGATATTCTCGATGTCCCTCATCTTCTCATATCTGATCAATTCCTTGCTGGCTGCCAACTGGACGGCCTTCATCACCTCGCTCTCCATCCTAGGACTCT TCTATTGGCTCATGGGACAGGCCATCAAGAAGACACAGATTAGCAAGGCTTCAAACTATGGATCAGCTGCAGCCGCAAAAGCGagcacaaaataa